In one Diabrotica virgifera virgifera chromosome 7, PGI_DIABVI_V3a genomic region, the following are encoded:
- the LOC126887680 gene encoding uncharacterized protein LOC126887680 gives MCAFKAEHLLVDELDYELKIRDIMPEESTTVDKKRNLLRGALKQEAGNRSFLQISAVSLPFEEQQKGITETLDSLSKKIEKFRGTVKDTEYARLTSRLGHISARVHLLHCPSEEQEPFKRSVSLKILTLEGELDSRVNPIATSTPNASVNVPSFTYSKPVQVHKWGISFSGEKQHTDVMSFLERVECLRISRGVSEEDLFAASAELFTGTAFTWFMNNRGNFSCWSDLIKKLKSDFLPYSFQDDLLDQIKNHKQKPGESVTMFINTILGMCSRLDTPLSDLAKIKIILKCLLPFYHQQLALMDIQNIDDLTIKCKRLEETLSWSSQPPSTSRSSSNSSSQPTSFRQRSWLNKGHEHNVSVVSSLVCWNCDQPGHPFYNCGIPQNRIFCHGCGRENTLKRNCSKCSGNDTSEVRPLNVSPSNIQSGNQTPSSNETAGPSTSSNPNPSSRKGKGVSFKKAAHTTKQN, from the coding sequence atgtgtgcttttaaagctgaacatcttctggtggatgaattggattatgaattaaagattcgggacataatgccagaggagtcgacaactgtcgataaaaaacgcaatcttttgagaggtgctttgaaacaagaagctggcaatagaagttttctccaaatttcagctgtatcccttccttttgaggaacaacaaaaaggaatcactgaaacattggacagcttgtctaaaaaaatcgaaaagtttaggggaactgtaaaggatacagagtatgcgcgattaacatctcgtctaggccatatttctgcccgtgtacacttgctacactgtccttctgaagaacaggaaccgttcaagaggtctgtttctcttaaaatattaacactagagggtgaacttgattctagagttaaccccattgctacctctactcctaatgcttcagtcaatgtacctagctttacgtactccaaacctgttcaagtacacaaatggggtatttcattttcaggtgaaaaacagcacactgatgtgatgtcatttttagaaagggttgaatgtcttcgaatatctagaggtgtttctgaagaggatttgtttgctgcttctgctgagttgttcaccgggaccgcttttacatggtttatgaataacaggggtaatttttcttgttggtctgatctgattaaaaagttgaagtcggattttcttccgtattcattccaggatgatttattagatcaaattaagaatcataagcagaaacctggggaatctgttactatgtttattaatactatattaggtatgtgtagtcgtttagacactcctttgtcagatttagctaaaattaaaatcatccttaaatgtctattgcccttttatcatcaacaattagctcttatggacattcagaacattgatgaccttactataaaatgcaaacgtttggaggaaacgttatcctggtcttctcaacctccatccacatctcgatcctcttctaactcttcttctcagccaacttcctttaggcaacgttcttggctaaataagggtcatgaacataatgtttcggttgttagttctcttgtctgctggaattgtgatcagcctggtcacccattttacaattgtgggattcctcaaaatcgtattttctgccatggttgtggccgagagaacacccttaaaagaaactgttctaagtgttcgggaaacgacacgtcggaggtccgtcccctgaacgtttctccgtccaacatccaatcagggaatcaaaccccatcgtcaaacgaaactgctggaccaagcacatccagcaacccaaacccatcttcacgaaaagggaaaggggtgtcgttcaagaaagcagcacacaccacaaaacaaaattaa